From Planctomycetia bacterium:
TATCTCGCGGTGACCTGGTTCTTCGTGCTGGTCACGGTCTGGATTTGCCGGAACGTGATTCACTCCAGTCACGGCCGCGCGATCCTGGCGATTCGCGAGGACGAAGTTGCCGCGGAACTACTGGGCGTGAACGTCACGCGCTATAAGTTGCTCGTGTTTTTGCTGGGCTCGATGCTGGCCGGTTTGGCCGGCGCTCTGCACGCGAATTTCGAGCTGTACATCGCGCCGCCGATGTTCACGATGCTGCCGGGGATCATGATTCTGCTGATGGTGGTTCTCGGCGGGACCGGCTCGATGTCGGGCACGGCGATTGCCGTGGTAGTTTTGTACTCATTACAGCAAATCTTGAAGTTGAGCTTGTTCGGGCTCCCGACGAGCGCCGCGTCGGCGATTGGCTGGCCGCCGCTCGAAGCCCTGGCCAAGTCGTTCGAGTTGCTCGCGCGCGAGCGCTGGCAGGCGATGTTCGCCGTGTTGCTGGTGATCGTAATGATCTCGATGCCGCAGGGCATTTTCGGCAAGCGCGAACTGTGGCAGACCGAACGGTTTCGACGCTGGGCGGGTCGCCTCGGCTTTCGTGCGCGCACGGCGAGGACCGGCGCATGACTTCCGCGCTGCTGGCCTGTGATGCGCTGACGATGCGATTCGGCGGCTTGACCGCGGTTGATGATTTCTCGCTCGCCATCCAGCCCGGCGAGTTGCTGGGATTGATCGGCCCGAATGGCGCGGGCAAAACGACGGTGTTCAATCTGATCACGGGCGTCTATCGTCCCACAGCGGGCTCGATTCGCTTGGAGAATGCCAGCATCATCGGGCGACGGCCCTATCGCATCACCGCGTCGGGCATCGCGCGTACCTTTCAAAACATCCGCTTGTTCGGCGATCTCACGGTGCTGGACAACGTGCGCCTGGCTTGCCACTTTCGCGTCGAGTACGGGTTGATCGATTCCCTTGTGCGTTCCGGACGCTTCCGTGACGCGGAGGCTAAGATCGCGGAGAAGTCGCGGCGGCTGCTGGAATTGCTCGACCTGGCCGACTGTGAGAATCACCTGGCGCGCAGCCTTCCGTATGGCGAACAACGCCGGCTGGAAATTGCCCGCGCGCTGGCGACGGAACCGAAACTGTTGTTGCTCGATGAACCCGCGGCCGGTATGAACCCGCAGGAGAAGGAACAACTCGCTCAACTGGTCTCGCGCATTCGCGGCGAGTTCAAGTTGGCGATCCTGTTAATCGAGCACGACATGCCGTTCGTAATGCGGCTGTGCGAGCAATTGACCGTGCTGGATTACGGAAAAATCATCTGCCGCGGCACCCCGGCGGAAGTTCGCGCCAATCCGGACGTGATTCGCGCTTATCTTGGAGGGGGCGATGCTGGAGATTGATCGCCTCGACGTCTATTACGGGAACATCCACGCGCTCAAAGGCGTGAGCTTGCGCGTGGAGGAAGGCGAAATCGTCACGATGATCGGGGCAAACGGCGCCGGCAAGACGACGACGTTACGCACGATCTCCGCGCTGCTGCGGCCGCGCGCTGGGAGCATCCGCTTTCGTGGCGAATCGATCGAGAAATGCCCGGCGGATGAAATTGTCCGGCGCGGCATCGGGCATTCGCCGGAAGGGCGGCAGATTTTCGCGAATTTGACCGTCTCGGAAAACCTCGACATGGGCGCGTACACGCGCCGCGATCGGGACGGCATTCGGCAGGATCGGGAGATGGTGTTCGGCCTCTTTCCGCGGCTGCGCGAGCGCCTGCATCAGCGCGGCGGCACGCTTTCTGGCGGTGAACAGCAGATGCTGGCGATCGGCCGGGCGCTGATGTCGCGGCCGAGTTTGCTGTTGCTCGACGAGCCGTCGCTGGGGATTGCGCCGCTCTTGGTCGAGCAAATCTTCGAGAAGATCGCCGCCTTGAATCGTGAACAGGGGCTGACGATTCTCCTCGTCGAGCAGAACGCGCATCTGGCGCTCAAGGTAGCGCACCGCGCCTACGTGCTGGAAACCGGCCACGTGGAACTCGAAGGTCCGGCGAAGGAACTGGCGAACGATGAGCGCGTCCGGGCTCATTACCTCGGCGGCTGAACGTCCTGCTCCATGACGAAGCTTTATTGCTTCAACAGTTTGTTGATTGCCGTTAGTAGCACTTGTTCGGCGGCCGGGGCGACATTCGACGACGTGGGTTGCGTTTCGTAGCCGCCTTCTTCATAGGCGACCGCGGTGCCGATGTAGAACGGTGCGTAGTCGCCGTAGGCGGCCATCGACACGAAGAGGTCCGGGCGCGCGGCCTTGGCGGCCAACTGGTATTCCACGAACAGCTCACCCGGTAGGTGTAGGATTCTGGCTTTGCCGAGCTTCAAGCAACTCAGCTCGATCTGGTGACCTGCCGCGCAGCGTTGGAGCCAGGCCAGCTTCGTGGCTTCGTTCTTGGCGGCGAACATGGGATCGCGATCGATCAGTTGCTGCTGGAATTTCTCGATGGAGAGATGTGCCGCGGGCGGCAGCGCGACGGGCTCGACGATCCACGCGACATCGCTCGGCGCGAGCGGAGTGCGTTCCGTGGTTTCCCAGGCGCGGCGCATGCCGTCGGCCAAGCGCTCGGCCAGGACCAGGCGATTCGCAGGCGCGCCGTCGTTGTATTTGCCTGCGCCAATGTTGCCGCCCGCGCCGGTGAAATGCACGTGAAGCGCTTCGGGAAGATGCGATTGACGCAGGAAGCGCGCCAGGCCGGGGAAATCCGGATTGGGGACGCCGGTGCGATAGTAGCTCTGCGGATGCGTAGCATAGTAGCTCAGCACGGCGACCGGTTGATCGCCGTTCCAAAAGCTAACGAGCGAGACCTGCGGATCGATCGTGCCTTCCGGCGCGGCGCGCAGGTCGGGATCTTGGCAGGACGTGTAACGCACGGCGCGGACCTTGCCGTCCGGGCCGAAGATGCGCCGATTGGACGCTACTTCCTTCACGTCCGCTTTGCCGACGCCGACATGCGTGACCGGCTTGGCCTGCGGAATCGCTTCACGTACCGCCGCGGACAGGCGCGTGATCACTTCGCGTTGCCAGTGCCCGGCGTATTGCCGAGGATCAAGCCCGGCGTCGTTAAGCAATCGTTCGGCGGTGAAGTCGCTTTCCGGCGCATCGTGTTGGTGCAACGCATGCACGGTGATGCGCGACGGCGAAGTCCCGGCGGCCTTCGCGAGCGCGGCGCGAAAGGCGTCATGCGATTCGTTCGCGATGCCGATCCAATCGACCGCGCACAGCACAATCGGCTCGCCGGCGCCGAGGAGCAAAATGCCCCGAGCGCGGAGGCCGAGCTCGCCTGGTTCCTTCGCCAGGTCGTAGGCCATCATGCTGCCGACTGGCGGCGTGGCGTCGACATCGAACGTGGCTACGCGAAGCGATTCACTGGCCGGCTCCGCGCCTTGGAGCGTCGCAACCAGGGCAAATAGTACGAACGCTAACACGGCCAGGCGAGATAACATGGCGGGCAACTCCAAGGCGGGAGACGCGAGGCGGGAGTGAACGGGCAGTGGGACCACGCTGAATGTAGTCGGCGAGCGTTTGGGAAGCAAATGGCTCACTCTCGGCTTCGCAGTCCAATCCCGCGCATGACCGAGAGTATTGAACGCCGCTCGCTGGCAAACCGATCATCGTCGGTGGGCAACGCGGCCAAATCGCTCAAAAGACTCGTGTCCTGCAACTTGCCGAGGCGGCGGAAATGATCGAGTGCCGCGGCGCGCTCGTTGTATTCACCACTCGCCAGTGCCAGGTAACGGTCCTCGGTTCGATGTATTGGGCGGCGCGAACGCGGGGTCCAGAGCGTCGAATTCCCTGGCCAAGGCTGCCCGTCGTCATCGTTCGATTCCGGCCCGTGCATCCGGGACAGAATTGAGCTCATGCGTGTGGCCGCCTCGTCGGCCGTTTTCACGCCGGCTACGCGACGGCTGCCGAGGTGATGATTGATGATGATCGCCCGTTGGTTGAAGACGATCTCGCTGGGCAGCGGAAACATCGCCGCCTGATGTGCGACGTCGGCGTCGCGATAACGGCTCAACAAGAACTCCAGCACCTTGACGTGCGGGAGCGCCGACGGAAAGCTCGCCTGCACCGTCGGCAACAACAGCCGGTCGCGTCGCGCGGCCCAGTCTTCGTAGAGTGAAATGGTCGCTGTTGGCATGTTAGCCCTCGTCAGCGATTTGCTTGCTGTAGTCGTCGCTGAGCAAGATTGTATTGTTGGCAGCAAGCATGGGCGCTGTAAACACCAACATGAGCGCTACCAGGCCGTCCAGCCGCCGTCGACGGTCAAGACGGCGCCGGTCATGTAGTTGGACGCGCTCGACGCCAGGAATAGCACCGGTCCTTGATAGTCTTCGGCCGCTGCCATGCGACCGAGTGGCGTGCGCGCCACGTAGTTTGCTACAAACTCGGGGTCCTGGCCATCATATACGCCGCCGGGAACGAGGCAGTTCACCCGCACGCCTTGTTGCGCCCAATGCACAGCCAGGTAGCGCGTGAGTCCGATCACGCCCGCCTTGGAGACGCCGTAAGCGATCGGCGAATTCACGCCGGAGTCGCCATAGATGCGGGGATCGGCCGAAACGACGCCGTACGTGGAACTGAAGTTGACGATTCGCCCCGCGCCACGCTCCGCCATCCGTCCGCCGAAGACCTGGCAGGCCAGATGCACGGCGGTCAGGTTGGTTTCCAGCACGCGTTCCCAGGCTTCGCGCGGGTAATTCTGTGGCGCGGACGAGTAGAAGCCTTGCCCGCGAAACTGGGCGCAGTTGATCAGCACCGCCGCGGGGCCGAGCCGTCCTTCCAATTCGTCGCGCGCTCGCGCCAGTTCGTCGGCGCTGGTCAGGTCGTAACGCAGGGCGAGGGCATTGCGGCCGGTCGAAACAGTGATGTCGGCGGCGAGTTGTTCGGTTTGGTCGGCGAGATCCAGGATCGCTACATTCGCGCCGGCCTGCGCGAGCGCCTGGCAAGCACACGGCCGATCCGTCCGGCGCCGCCGGCGACCAAGACGACTTCGTTGTCGAGACCGAACAATTCACGCAGCAGTTCCGGCATCCAATCCCCTCCATGGACTCGCAATGTCCGTCATTGTCTCCTTTCGCGCCGCGAAAGGAATGCCCTTTCGCGGAGCGAAAGGAGACTATGTGCCGAGGACCGAAACAATGCCATTAGTCGGGCCGGGCATGCGGCAAGGGTACGTCGTGGAACACCAGTTCCAAAGCACGACGCGAGCGAATGCGGGGGTACTTCACTTGCAGGAGCGCCGGTTCACTGCTGGCACCTGGTGCGATGAAGG
This genomic window contains:
- a CDS encoding SDR family oxidoreductase, translated to MLDLADQTEQLAADITVSTGRNALALRYDLTSADELARARDELEGRLGPAAVLINCAQFRGQGFYSSAPQNYPREAWERVLETNLTAVHLACQVFGGRMAERGAGRIVNFSSTYGVVSADPRIYGDSGVNSPIAYGVSKAGVIGLTRYLAVHWAQQGVRVNCLVPGGVYDGQDPEFVANYVARTPLGRMAAAEDYQGPVLFLASSASNYMTGAVLTVDGGWTAW
- a CDS encoding ABC transporter ATP-binding protein, which encodes MLEIDRLDVYYGNIHALKGVSLRVEEGEIVTMIGANGAGKTTTLRTISALLRPRAGSIRFRGESIEKCPADEIVRRGIGHSPEGRQIFANLTVSENLDMGAYTRRDRDGIRQDREMVFGLFPRLRERLHQRGGTLSGGEQQMLAIGRALMSRPSLLLLDEPSLGIAPLLVEQIFEKIAALNREQGLTILLVEQNAHLALKVAHRAYVLETGHVELEGPAKELANDERVRAHYLGG
- a CDS encoding branched-chain amino acid ABC transporter permease, which translates into the protein MWIGLYLILALSLNLINGCAGMFSLGHQGFWAVGAYGAAALVVKLPFELPGPVMFALSLIVGAICATLAGLIIGVPCLRLRGDYLAVATLGFAEIIRNLLIKFDWLGASRGQRIPPQVLDPQDTAPYHWFYLAVTWFFVLVTVWICRNVIHSSHGRAILAIREDEVAAELLGVNVTRYKLLVFLLGSMLAGLAGALHANFELYIAPPMFTMLPGIMILLMVVLGGTGSMSGTAIAVVVLYSLQQILKLSLFGLPTSAASAIGWPPLEALAKSFELLARERWQAMFAVLLVIVMISMPQGIFGKRELWQTERFRRWAGRLGFRARTARTGA
- a CDS encoding ABC transporter ATP-binding protein; the protein is MTSALLACDALTMRFGGLTAVDDFSLAIQPGELLGLIGPNGAGKTTVFNLITGVYRPTAGSIRLENASIIGRRPYRITASGIARTFQNIRLFGDLTVLDNVRLACHFRVEYGLIDSLVRSGRFRDAEAKIAEKSRRLLELLDLADCENHLARSLPYGEQRRLEIARALATEPKLLLLDEPAAGMNPQEKEQLAQLVSRIRGEFKLAILLIEHDMPFVMRLCEQLTVLDYGKIICRGTPAEVRANPDVIRAYLGGGDAGD